One genomic region from Branchiostoma lanceolatum isolate klBraLanc5 chromosome 7, klBraLanc5.hap2, whole genome shotgun sequence encodes:
- the LOC136437963 gene encoding kelch-like protein 12: MAAEEIYKYRQAPTGPSSRDLPPRGGVEHASPGAATYGNYAEHACFNLAKLNEQRKTGAFCDVVLRAEGKHFPAHRSVLAAFSDYFAAMFQTQLAEGSQKEIKLKNISAIALEAILDYMYTGSITIDYNTVDKILPSSDLLLLSDVKSFCADYLEKNMDCSNCLGVRYFAETYRLGELAQKSEKFVLANFPEVMTHDEVLELPLNKLEELLTNEGICIREERLACDLVLRWAAADPDKRVAHLARVLALIRLPQLSPYYIHDSLDKNPLLAQSTDCKALVEEVKLYHLLPDRRAAMRLSASAQPRACNLTRDVIVLQCGKTPASWYEYGVNMTMCYMPDDGHWFPWPPTLTPRINHCAIALEGAIYSIGGMDHAGNVLRSAERFDLQKNAWYPIASMSVGRYHCAVAEFDGQLYVSGGITDHTRVLPSVERYDPGRDEWTTIAPMTEPRFYHQFARKGDRLFVLLGRNSSYFNTSTVEIYDVRRDQWSLACQREPPVELHPTCDRPVCTVTRNLIHLIHPCGSSVAYDDVRSAWMTSRVLAPVPGHHPNYSFFMHGRVMYAFGPHLSRCYSYDIDLDKDWKEISPLPVQGDLLITPCALQLYRDLLPKPGGNTPQTESPPTSAASGSPRGAEAASGSGSGSGSGC, from the exons ATGGCTGCCGAGgaaatatacaaatacagacaggcGCCGACGGGCCCGTCCTCCCGGGATCTCCCCCCGAGGGGTGGGGTTGAACACGCCTCCCCAGGGGCTGCCACCTACGGCAACTACGCTGAGCACGCCTGCTTCAACCTAGCTAAGCTCAACGAGCAGAGAAAGACCGGGGCGTTCTGCGATGTGGTCCTACGGGCCGAGGGGAAACACTTCCCCGCCCACCGCTCAGTCCTCGCCGCCTTCTCGGACTACTTCGCCGCGATGTTCCAAACCCAGCTCGCCGAGGGCAGCCAGAAGGAGATCAAGCTCAAAAACATCAGTGCTATAGCCTTAGAAGCCATCctagactacatgtacactggtAGCATCACCATAGACTACAACACCGTCGACAAAATCCTTCCTTCCTCGGACTTGCTTCTTCTGAGTGACGTGAAATCTTTCTGTGCGGACTATCTTGAGAAAAATATGGATTGTTCGAACTGCCTGGGCGTTAGGTACTTTGCGGAGACATACAGACTCGGAGAGCTGGCACAGAAATCGGAGAAATTCGTCCTAGCTAATTTTCCAGAAGTCATGACGCACGACGAAGTGTTAGAGCTACCTTTGAACAAACTAGAGGAACTGTTGACGAACGAGGGCATCTGTATCCGTGAAGAACGCCTGGCCTGTGACCTG GTTCTAAGATGGGCGGCTGCAGACCCGGACAAGCGGGTTGCCCACCTAGCCCGTGTGCTGGCCCTCATCCGACTCCCACAACTCTCTCCGTACTACATACACGACAGCCTGGACAAAAACCCGCTCCTCGCCCAGTCCACCGACTGCAAAGCGTTGGTGGAAGAAGTCAAACTGTACCACCTGTTACCGGACAGGCGCGCCGCCATGCGGCTGTCGGCGTCAGCGCAGCCCCGGGCGTGCAACCTGACGCGTGACGTCATCGTGCTGCAGTGCGGGAAGACGCCGGCGTCCTGGTACGAGTACGGCGTCAACATGACCATGTGCTACATGCCTGACGACGGCCACTGGTTCCCATGGCCACCGACGCTGACGCCGAGGATCAACCACTGTGCTATAGCGCTAGAGGGGGCTATCTATTCCATAG GTGGGATGGACCACGCCGGAAACGTGCTGCGCTCCGCTGAGCGGTTCGACCTGCAGAAGAACGCCTGGTACCCCATCGCCTCCATGAGCGTGGGGCGCTACCACTGCGCAGTCGCAGAGTTTGACGGACAGCTGTACGTCTCCGGTGGTATCACGGATCACACGCGCGTCCTGCCATCTGTggaaag ATACGACCCCGGGAGAGATGAGTGGACCACGATTGCCCCCATGACAGAGCCCAGGTTCTACCACCAGTTCGCGAGGAAGGGAGACAGACTGTTTGTCCTGCTGGGTAGGAACAGTAG TTACTTCAACACCAGTACGGTGGAGATCTATGACGTCAGAAGAGACCAGTGGAGCCTGGCTTGCCAGAGGGAACCCCCAGTGGAGCTCCACCCCACCTGCGACCGCCCCGTCTGCACTGTGACCCGGAACCTCATCCACCTCATCCACCCCTGTGGTTCGTCCGTGGCCTACGATGACGTCAGGTCCGCCTGGATGACGTCACGCGTGCTCGCACCCGTGCCCGGCCACCACCCGAACTACTCCTTCTTCATGCACGGACGCGTCATGTACGCGTTCGGCCCGCACCTGTCGCGTTGCTATAGTTACGATATCGACTTGGATAAAGACTGGAAGGAGATCTCGCCCCTCCCCGTGCAGGGAGATCTGCTCATCACCCCCTGTGCTTTACAGCTGTACCGGGATCTCCTCCCCAAGCCCGGGGGGAACACCCCGCAGACGGAGTCCCCTCCAACCTCGGCAGCAAGCGGATCCCCCCGGGGAGCTGAAGCAGCTAGCGGGTCCGGATCCGGTTCAGGATCCGGATGCTAG
- the LOC136438574 gene encoding uncharacterized protein, which produces MGMCGSKRPCCACVLDPWKRLRARRKIDVGVNMKTPERPPRTVDRVLFVAPGLLPEPKEVNLLAEPESAEPDLLAESSDQKIISQQATEEPDQEETKSDSSDSEDSTGPSCKGEAPAEKPRPSRSMRLIFVQEAPSDCTVRTVGRKGTV; this is translated from the exons ATGGGGATGTGTGGGTCCAAGCGGCCATGCTGCGCATGCGTCCTAGATCCCTGGAAGAGGTTGAGGGCTCGGAGGAAAATTGATGTCGGAGTGAACATGAAAACGCCGGAGCGACCTCCTCGAACAGTCGACC GTGTACTCTTTGTGGCACCCGGCCTGTTACCtgaacccaaggaggttaacctccttgccgaACCTGAGTCGGCAGAGCCGGACCTGTTAGCTGAGTCGTCAGATCAAAAGATCATTTCTCAGCAGGCTACAGAGGAGCCGGACCAAGAAGAGACCAAATCCGACTCGTCAGACTCAGAGGATAGTACAGGGCCCAGTTGCAAGGGTGAGGCGCCAGCTGAGAAGCCAAGGCCCAGTCGGTCCATGAGACTGATCTTTGTACAAGAGGCACCATCAGACTGCACAGTAAG GACGGTTGGAAGGAAGGGGACCGTCTAG
- the LOC136437966 gene encoding uncharacterized protein, with the protein MGLSESKRGCCGCVPAPWKRLKRNSVGVMETSEWSPRPVSPPDVFVVSPAPPRESHVTASAQASEAEAERSAQASEAEAERSAQASEAEDERSAQASEAEDDRKILSEELPEAEPVPVTPKRTQSMRLIFVQEAPPEFSIRTVGGKGAS; encoded by the exons ATGGGGCTGAGTGAGTCAAAAAGAGGGTGCTGTGGGTGCGTGCCGGCCCCTTGGAAACGGTTGAAGAGGAATTCTGTTGGAGTTATGGAAACTTCTGAGTGGTCTCCTCGACCAGTATCACCACCCG ATGTGTTCGTTGTATCCCCCGCCCCACCCCGAGAGTCTCATGTGACCGCTAGCGCCCAGGCATCAGAGGCCGAGGCTGAACGGAGCGCCCAGGCATCAGAGGCCGAGGCTGAACGGAGTGCCCAGGCATCAGAGGCCGAGGATGAACGGAGCGCCCAGGCATCAGAGGCCGAGGATGATCGGAAGATCTTATCCGAAGAGCTGCCAGAGGCGGAGCCGGTGCCTGTCACGCCAAAGCGCACCCAGTCGATGAGGCTCATCTTTGTGCAGGAGGCACCGCCGGAGTTCAGCATTAG GACGGTGGGAGGAAAAGGAGCAAGCTAG